In Gadus morhua chromosome 2, gadMor3.0, whole genome shotgun sequence, the DNA window TAAAAAtgctgaatgtaaatgtgagggggaggggaggggagggggtcagtAGGGGAGGGTCTCTGGTCTGTAGGGGTTTGcggtaatggggggggggggtcggtcatGCTCACCACTGGGAGCTGAAGTCTACGAACTCAGGGGAGAAGGTGTCAGCGGGCAGCGTAGGGGACGGCTCGTCCACCACCTGCTTCAGCTGCTGGAAGGGCGTGCCCCACGACTCGTAGGGGAACTTCAGGATGGCCAGCTCgatctggagggggggggggagagaccgcGGTCAGACCACAGCGAGGGAAGACCACTCGTCGAACATGGGCTGATACTGGTACCAGTAATTCTGCTGCTTCTAGTAATGCTGGAACCACTACTACTGCTTCTACGTCTGCTACTGCTGCAGCTGCTAGCACTTCTGATACAAGTATTAATGCGGCTACTAGTGCTAATGCGGCAATTAGTGCTAATTCTGCTACTGCTAAAGTTACTAGTTCTGCTAGCTAGCGCTACTAGTACTGCTAGCACGGCTGCTACTCGTAATGctaggggctgctgctgctgctaatgTGACCGCTACTACACTGCTATGAAAGTCACGCTGGGGCTGGGGTGAGGTTTAAAGACCTCCCCCAGTCACAGAGTGCAGACGATAGACTGACGTGCTCCTAGCGATACCAGCGTAAAACGTATCCCGTAATACGATTAGTAGGACTCAGTGAGCCAACGACGGGTTTGTATTTCGCGTTCGGCGTTAGCATAACAAACGTGGTTCCATCTTCGATCAAAGACAGTAGATCGAGGAGCGTCACAGAGTTCCCGTGGGTTGTTACCGTGGGGACGACGCGGCCCCCATGTTGTGAACGGAGCTGGAACaggggttcactggctctttgaGGGGTACGGTTTAAAAGGCTCACCATGGTGATGCCCAGGCTCCAGATGTCTGACTTCACGCTGTAACCCTTCTGGTTCAGGTCGGGGTTGATCCGCTCGGGCTGAAGAGAGAGCAGGAAACAGAATCATTAATcaactcttttttcttttttcaaactaTGGCCAAGAATGTGTAGCTTGTGTACGTGTTTTTATTAgttaaagctgcactatgttAGCTTGCCCAATTGCAGCGGTTAGTTTTCACTCACTACTTTGAGCTAGAGTTAGAGCTGAATGACCCATAGATAGATGTGTTGTATTCCGGAGGAACAATGTAGTTTGTCTACTTGTTGACTGAATAAATAACATTGATTGAAAAAGCTTTCAGTTTATCTGATGTGTTTGTTAAACGACACAGATTGTGTAGTTTGTGTACTCTCCAGAGAGTGATTGTAACCCGGCCAGCTTAGCCTTGAACTTAGCTCAGACTCTATCCGGTTGCCAAGCGTTTTCTGGGTGTACTTACCGCCATGTAGGGCTTACAGCCGGCGTCCATCGTCTTGGCGACCGAGTCCACTAGGTGGCCACTGATGCCAAAGTCACACATCTTCACCTGGCCCTGGGTGTTTATGAGGACGTTGGACGGCTTCACGTCTGCAGACACATCAACATCGTTTTGAACGAAACACGACGCAAGGTGAACACATGCAATATTTTTCTGCAAGTGTAAGTATGTATCGGAATTTATTTAATACTGTGAGGAGTTTATTTCGGTGTAACAATGACAAAACAATTATTAATTTCCATTACCGAGAAAGTTGTTGGTTGTCTCTTTATTTGTGCAACCATACTTAATGAGATATGATTCACATTACCTTTTCCATATTAACAAAACACTGGTTTCGATAACATCACCCTTCATCCCCTTAGCCATCCCATAATAGTCCAGTTCTAAAGCAGCCCCTTACCTCTGTGGATGACGGACAGGTTGTTGTGCAGGTGTTCCAACGCCTTAACGATCTGTAGAGGAAACACAGTCAACGTAAGGAGCTGAGCAAAGCCCTCTGGGAAACACGCCGTCGAACCGCCCATCAAACGACCTCAACGTCACACAAAGAGGGTCCCTAACAACGCCCATCGGCCCCCGTTTCCACGAGAACCTCAACAGGAGGACTCACCGCCACAGTGATCTTGCCCAGGATGTCCTCGGGGATGGTCATGCCCTTCTCGATCACCTTCTTGTAGAACTTGTCCAGAGACGTGTCCATGAGCTCCATGCAGATCCACACGTCCCCCTGGGAAACAGACCCAGCGCAGAAGGACCGTGAGCggtcacatttacatttagcttcCATCCAAAACCgacccacacatccacacaccgacggcggagtcgaccacgcagggcgacagccagctcgtcgggagcagtcagggtgaggcggggacacctcgacactcggctagtaGGATCTAACTagtaaccttccggttacaagccaCCCAAGAATCTACTTTATATGAGGGGTTGAATGGTATTCAACACCCTGACCATGGCTGTTAAAAAACatggccatttttaaaacattgaCATACTCAGACGGATGGAACATCAGATGATATGATGTTCCATTGAAGATCAGACTGATTCATCCCTGGGATATGATTCATATCACAGGGATGTATGTATAACAGCATGATATGATTCATATCACAGGGATGAATCAGTCTGAACTTCAATATTCACTCTTTGCTTCCTCGTCTCTAAAGATCACTGAGAGACGATTCATTCCAGATCAATCTTGTTTACACAAGTCCTTGATATGAGGAAGAGATACCTGTTGAGAATCGATATCGGTGACCTAATGTGTTAAATATTAGTGTTAAATATTGCCTGATGTCCAACCTTAGAACCAGTCTAATCTGAAAGAAACGTGTCCTTTTTTAACAAGCTAATTTGTTTAGCAAGGGAACATCAGCAAACAAAAATCACAGCTGTGCGCTTCTATCCAAACCCTGAATAACAGTCAGTCGTGTTCAGCAACGAGACAAAACCATCGCACACCAAAACGCTAACTTCACAGACAAGCTACAATAAATAGCTGCATCGCCATGACGACGTCCACAGCGGGACCGGCGGCGAGTTTGCCCGCGGCCGCTGGCTGAACCCAGGTGTTGCTAAGGAACCCGGCATTCCTCCGTCGGGGGCGGGCTGTAAAACGCTTCACAGGTCCCCAGCACAACAGACCACGCACCGCGTCGTGTGATCGGGGCCGTCTCGCCGCACAGAGACCAGCTGAACCCAgcgtccggggggggggggggacgtgagCTGGAGCagttccgataccgataccagtatcggaaatCCTTCCGATACGGCCGTAAAATGCAGTAACGGGTATCGGCGAGTACGCAAGTCCATGCGCCGATCTGATGCCATGACGCGACACTGAACACATGACGTACACGTGATGTTACGGTGCGTATGTTAACGGTCGGAGAACGGAACATCGGAATGGGAAACGTGTCAACTCCGATCTAAGTCGTTAGAGGTACGAAGTCAGAAGAACGTGGATGCTCAAGCTAATTTGTTATTATagataataaatgtaaatgtaagagaACGTCATTGTAAGAGAACCCTTTAATAAGAACATGTGCTGTTAGTAGTTACAATGCAAGATGCTGCATCGGTATATACTCGGCGTCGGCCGAAACTCGAGTTTGGAAATCGCAATCAGGAAGGAAGCAATGGAATGGGATGACCTCTAGCGTtgacctcccctcacctctctgaAGAGCGCCCCGTAGAAGGTGACGGTGAAGAAGCAGTCCACGGTCCTCATGGAGATGTCCAGGTCCATCAGCAGTCTCTTCTGCTCCAGCGTGTTGACCGTCGCTCGGATCCTCTGGGGCGGGGGGGACATTTTGAATTATTGTTGCACTTATATGGACATGCTTGTCCTCATCTCCATATGTATCGCAGGTCTCTCCATGTGTGTTTTCCTCCGGTCAGTCTGTCCGAGTACgtacccgtctgtctggctgtctgtctgagtaTGTACCTGTCTGTTTtgagtatgtgtctgtctgagtaTGTACcggtctgtctggctgtctgagtatatacctgtctgtctgagtatgtacccgtctgtctgtctgtctgtctgtctgtctgtctgtctgtctgtctgtctgagtacatacctgtctgtctgtctgagtatgtacctgtctgtctgtctgagtgagtaaatacctgtctgtctgagtacgtacctgtctgtctgtctgtgtatgtacctgtctgtctgtgcctatTCTACCACTAGAAAACCTCTCCTCCATACTAAACCCGACCAGTGCCCATAACATCCAGTATCTCTGAACCAGGCCAAACGCGCTCCTAGCCGGACGCGACTGGTTAGAGCGCGGTAAGCCGTGACTCACGGAGCTATTTCAGACGCCCCCAGCGACCGGGGGGGCCAGGTAACccgagcagcagagagagagacccaccttCACAGCCATGATCACGCCGCTGGGGACGTGCCTCATCTTGTCCACCACGCCGTACGCCCCGCGCCCCAGCTCCTCGATCTGCTCCAGGTCGTCCGCCTTCACCACGAAGTTCTGGAGGACGGAGCGgacggacggagggggggggggggggggggggggggcagatcaATAAGGGGGGAGGTGTGCAGTGGGTTGGAGAAGACGGAGACGGGTATGGAGCAGGGGGGACGTGTGTACGTCGTGTGTACGTCGTgtgtacctgtacctgtgtgtgtgtgtgtgtgtgtgtgtgtgtgtgtgtgtgtgtgtgtgtgtgtgtgtgtgtgtgtgtgtgtgtgtgtgtgtgtgtgtgtgtgtgtgtgtctgtacctgtgtgtgcgtacctgtgtgtgtacctgtgtgtgtgtgtgtgtgtgtgtgtgtgtgtgtgtgtgtgtgtgtgtgtgtgtgtgtgtgtacctgtgtgtgtgtgtgtctgtacctgtgtgtgcgtgtgtgtgtacctgtgtgtgtgtgtgtgtgtgtgtgtgtgtgtgtgtgtgtgtgtgtgtaccttgtctCCGATGGTGACGCAGGCCTTAGAGTCCAGGTCACGAGGGGGTCTGTGGGGGAGACAGGTTGTATTCAAACAGAGACGAGTGCAGAGCGAGCCAAACAGGATGTTGTTGTCAACAGTGCACAGTGTCAACAGTGCACCTCTTGTGCACCAGGTATGCAACAGCGTGTTCGCACCTTGCTGACTTATTAGAAACACAAAGCAATGCCAGGcatacttcctgtgtgtgtatgggcagggggggggggggggggggggggtgacttaCGCGGCGACAGCCGGAGCGGTCGGGACAAAGACCTCGGTGGGAAGCCTCAGCCGTGGGTTCTTcttccctgggggggggggggggggaggggagagagagagagagcaccggTCAGAAACCAAAACACAGAATTCACACTCCTTCGCTTTAAAAAgggggggcggcatgtggctcagggggTAGAGTGTGTTGACTTGTTACCGGgcggttgctagttcgatccccggctcctcctagctagagtgtcgaggaacaaggcacctcaccctgactgctcccgaccagctggctgtcgccctgcgtggctgactccgccgtcggcgtgcgagtgtgtgcgtgaacgggtgaatgtgaggcagtgttgtaaaACGCTTcgagtggccgctggttagaaaagctcTGGATAAACGCGGTACCGTTTAAACACCCCAACGACCGCTTAACCAACGCAGCGGCCGAAACCTTAAAACGAAACGCGAGTGAGCGGGTAATAACGCCCACGGCCGCCTGCAGCTGCGTTTGATTGGCGCTGAACACTTGTGCTGATCTGTAATCCGACGGGAGAGGAGCACGAGCCATCGGCGGCCGCCAAGCAGCGGGCCAAAGGTGGCTGACTAATCGTGACTCAGACGCTGCGAGGAGGAAGTGGGTTAGGAGGGGAGGCCGGCGTCTTCCTGCCCGTCCAGGCTGGTTCCCTTCCTGCACGCCTCGGTTAATCAATGccaaagaacccccccccccgcaccaccaccagccgTTGCTACGTTCACTTCACATCCTTTTTTTTTCGCAATACCTGGCAGCGGGACAAGGAGAAGTTATGTTCCCTGCAGTCAGCGGTGAAAGCGGCCCCAATTCAGGGACTCTTTGCAGTAACTAGGCCAGGGACTTTCCCGCAGAACGGCAGGAACGTCCGGCCAGAGTGACACGGACACTCGCCTGATAAGACCCGGGGAATTATGTGAAAAtgctatttatttgtttaagaACTGCGGCGTTTCTGTCCCCTTGACGTCTTCGGCTGGAGATAAACTTTCCCCCTGACCTGGGCTGTGCAGGATTAGGGCAGGCTATGTCGCTTTGTCCTGTTGGGTTGTTTTGGAAGGCTACTTCAAGGCAAAACAGACATTCAGGAAAGCTGCACACAGaacagtttgtgttttttaaCTGGTTGCAATCTTGCCAATCTCGTAAACATCATAAATGCTGGGCAAGAATGTTTGGTGCAAGCTTAGTCCAATGCAATTTGCATAAAGGATCATTTTGTTCAGCGAGTTATGCAGAAAAAGCCATGCATGCTCTGCGCATTTCCTCAATTCACCAGGTATCACCAATACTGCACGGCCTCAAACAGGTCTGCCTGGAATCCCCATGAGACAGTGTGATTAAAGCAGGCCAAATGTGCTTtccattgagagagagagagagagagagagagagagagagaacatcatTAGTGTGCTCTGAACATATAAGCTGAGACCGAAAAAAGAATAGGAGTGTGCGTTTCCTCCATGCAAGCTAAATTAAGAGCAAATCTCCTTCTGTGACATAACAACTGAAACAGCCTTTTGTTCTTGCAGGGGAAGGGCCGGGTTTGGAGAGGCGATCTGCAGCCAAACAGGCAGCCCCCCTGCACTCACGCTATGGAATATAGGACATGAAGAAGGCTGCATGCCTGAGCGCATAGCAGTCAGGTTAGCTCATGCAGACTGCGGATCCATTTTTAGAATGCTAAGAAACCCTCTCCCGTCCCTCAAAACAATGCAGCCCTCTGCTTCTGACGCACAGCTTATCGTTGTGCATGCAGAGACCCTTTAGCATGAATCATGTAGCCTACACACGTCATGACTAATGGCATACGTCCATCACGGTGTAACCCGAGCCTTGTTGTGATAGCATATGCTGCCTTTGATTGCCGACAGGCAGCCAACAAAAACCAAACATGATCCGTTTCCAGGATGAGGTTAGCAACCAAATATTTGCATTTCTGTAAAGGAGCAAATGGTTTGCATTTTTCACGGAATCCACGAATCGAAACGAACGACAGATTTCCTGCAGACACACGGATTGACAGACGTTTGTCTGCAGAACCAACCctcacaaaccaaacacaaccacatGTTCACCACAACTtatggatgtgcatgtgtgtgagggtctgtgtgcatgcgtgtgtgtgtgtgtgagggactgtgtgcatgtgtgagtgtttgtgtgtgcatctgtctgtctgtctgcctgtgtatttgtgtccgaGCGTGTACGTGCGTCGGCCACCGCCAGGCCTGTGGTCGGTGCAGGATGATTCATCGTCAGTCATTCAAGACTGGACAGATCCTCAAACCTCGACAGCTGTCATTACCCCGGGGCAATTATTACACGTCAGGTTCCGTGGCCTGACCGCTGGCTTTCCTCGTTCTGGACGTGATCTGAacctccccccttaccccctcaCACTTGAGTTTACCGTGGTTGGCACCGGCCCTCATAAGTCCTCATATAAATAATGACATTGAAACTAACTGTGGTGGGTGACGTGAAAGTGAATCAGGTACACAGGGGAGCTATGTAGGGAGATGGGAGCGTGAATCAGGATATTATTCAAGCTGTAGGACAATTGAAGAGGAGAAATTCTGGACTTTCCATTCGATCAAAGCGTCAATAGCTGAGTAAGAAGTCACCGACAACAAGCCAGATTTGCTCCATATATGGACTACGATGAGTCATGCACAGATTATCTCACATAACACCCAATCTGAGCGGGGGATACTTGGGTCTCTCCAAGCATGCGTAAGCACTACTAGGAATGGCATTTCAATGCACTTGAGCCTGCCCAAGCCATTAAGCAATCCTTAactatttaaaaagaaaatcttCAGGAAACCTTTGGGTGTGTTAAGGGAACCAAAAAGCCCGCACAGACCTCGTGGAGAGAGAGCTATGCAAGATTGCTTTCAGCCAGTGAACTGTCAACAAAGAACTTCTCCACTGGTGAACGCCGCTGCGAGTCACAACATGCCAGGGTAGGCCGAGGGCCGCTCCGCACAGCCCTCTGAAACAATGTGTACTCCCACCATGGTAACGCTAGTATGATTGTGTAACAGCACGCGGTGAACTTGAAATGTAAATTGACATCATCACCGTGTCTCTCTCGCACAGGAAAAGTAGCTTGATTTTCCACGATGGGTTTGTTTTTCCCACAATGCGGTTGTTGTTCCAGAAGAAGAACGTCAGTATGAACCCCGGGTCAGAAAATAC includes these proteins:
- the LOC115556713 gene encoding dual specificity mitogen-activated protein kinase kinase 6, producing the protein MSVSKGGKKNPRLRLPTEVFVPTAPAVAAPPRDLDSKACVTIGDKNFVVKADDLEQIEELGRGAYGVVDKMRHVPSGVIMAVKRIRATVNTLEQKRLLMDLDISMRTVDCFFTVTFYGALFREGDVWICMELMDTSLDKFYKKVIEKGMTIPEDILGKITVAIVKALEHLHNNLSVIHRDVKPSNVLINTQGQVKMCDFGISGHLVDSVAKTMDAGCKPYMAPERINPDLNQKGYSVKSDIWSLGITMIELAILKFPYESWGTPFQQLKQVVDEPSPTLPADTFSPEFVDFSSQCLRKKPGERPAYTELMQHPFFTVHDSKDTDVASFVKVILDD